In the Pungitius pungitius chromosome 5, fPunPun2.1, whole genome shotgun sequence genome, one interval contains:
- the sorbs3 gene encoding vinexin isoform X2: MQSQRCVEVVGDPNGSSGESRDTPGQQILTSPELAHEVVISPGLPTPPLSPFRSAALPFGECKVSDVNGSGPTTLSFGSYYGPSQLHGGLSNGVQGSATVPHGWTREEKLIKFSGIGPVDETGMPIASRSSVNKPKDWYKSMFRQIHKRPEEPDLMDSEPWSAERLQLSTNTEESNEADANFFRMTPHGALPDWSEGVDKLSDPGKQHPEPRSVFDFEPGQSSTSRLHSQVHVSQKKQPETLKSPSIEASLVSELSRFEAELDSDIQGLERRLSQKKQHRGRGEEARGGDPETGSKTGTTYHSNSSATRQPVRHSVGTSLTSAPTYVERLSPSNDAMELPPKKEEKKMKAARAKFNFQAQSPKELTLQKGDIVYIHRQVDGNWFEGEHHGRAGIFPTSYVEILPPTEKPTPIKSPTLQVLDYGEAVALFNFNADLPVELSFRKGETIDVTRRVDDKWLEGRISGTLRSGIFPASYVQVNKMPRTKFSADDFPPGPMSPGSPGPQSPGRPLNSPCPRSPLSPLTPTALSPQPEHYPLKPSSPLPYGSAASQSRSPTLSPVSKESAYRWPSKNAALSHRIGTNAANHGSAAPAASPSAHRAGASTANASPRYTDPSQGAWPNQAARLNPHGNSLQQPRVPIIPDSSVVQRQPYKAVYNYKPQNSDELELREGDIVRVMEKCDDGWFVDL, translated from the exons ATGCAGTCGCAG CGATGTGTGGAAGTAGTCGGAGATCCAAATGGCTCCTCCGGGGAGTCCAGAGATACACCGGGTCAACAAATCCTGACTTCCCCAGAGCTGGCCCATGAGGTGGTCATCTCCCCCGGACTCCCTACGCCTCCCCTGAGCCCTTTTCGTTCGGCGGCATTGCCATTTGGAGAGTGCAAG GTGTCGGACGTGAATGGAAGTGGACCAACCACTCTCAGCTTTGGATCTTACTATGGGCCTTCACAGTTGCATG GTGGACTGTCCAACGGTGTCCAGGGTTCTGCCACTGTCCCACACGGCTGGACCAGGGAGGAGAAGCTTATCAAGTTCTCAGGAATCGGTCCAGTGGATGAAACGGGGATGCCCATCGCCTCCAGATCA AGTGTGAACAAGCCCAAAGACTGGTACAAGAGCATGTTCAGACAGATTCACAAGAGGCCAGAGG AACCCGATCTGATGGACTCGGAGCCGTGGTCAGCCGAAC GCCTCCAGTTATCCACCAACACAGAAGAAAGCAACGAAGCAGACGCCAATTTCTTCAGAATGACGCCTCATGGAGCCCTGCCAGACTG GAGCGAGGGTGTAGATAAGCTGTCGGACCCGGGGAAGCAGCATCCTGAGCCGAGGAGCGTATTTGACTTTGAGCCGGGGCAGAGCAGCACCTCACGCCTCCACAGCCAG GTTCACGTCTCTCAGAAGAAACAACCCGAAACACTCAAGTCCCCATCAATCGAG GCCAGTCTGGTCTCTGAGCTGAGTCGGTTTGAGGCTGAGCTGGACTCGGACATCCAGGGCCTGGAGAGGAGACTGTCCCAGAAGAAGCAGCACCGAGGCCGGGGTGAG GAGGCCAGAGGCGGGGATCCGGAGACTGGTTCAAAGACTGGGACTACATACCACAG taaTTCCTCAGCAACAAGGCAGCCGGTCCGTCACTCTGTTGGCACATCACTGACCTCTGCTCCCACATATG TAGAACGTCTTTCCCCTTCTAATGACGCCATGGAGCTCCCACctaagaaagaagagaaaaag ATGAAAGCAGCGCGAGCCAAGTTCAATTTCCAGGCTCAGTCCCCCAA GGAGCTAACGCTGCAGAAAGGCGACATCGTTTACATCCACAGGCAGGTAGATGGCAACTGGTTCGAAGGAGAGCATCACGGGCGAGCTGGCATTTTCCCCACATCTTATGTAGAG ATTCTGCCTCCCACAGAGAAGCCGACACCCATCAAGTCCCCCACACTGCAGGTGTTGGACTACGGCGAAGCGGTGGCTCTGTTTAACTTCAACGCGGACCTACCTGTTGAACTGTCTTTTCGAAAA GGCGAGACGATCGACGTAACCAGGCGCGTTGACGATAAGTGGTTAGAGGGGAGGATCTCAGGGACCCTTCGGAGCGGCATCTTTCCGGCCAGTTATGTCCAGGTCAACAAGATGCCGCGCACAAAATTCTCTGCGGATGACTTCCCACCGGGGCCCATGTCCCCTGGCTCCCCTGGACCCCAGAGTCCGGGGCGTCCCCTCAACTCACCCTGCCCGCGGTCACCGTTGTCCCCCCTTACCCCCACTGCCCTCAGCCCCCAACCCGAGCACTACCCACTGAAGCCATCTTCACCGCTCCCTTACGGCAGTGCAGCTTCACAGTCGCGCTCCCCCACCCTGTCACCTGTGTCCAAAGAATCGGCCTACCGGTGGCCCTCCAAAAATGCCGCCCTCAGCCACCGGATCGGAACGAACGCCGCCAACCACGGCTCCGCGGCTCCAGCGGCGTCCCCTTCCGCTCACAGAGCTGGAGCTTCCACGGCAAACGCGTCCCCCAGATACACTGACCCCTCACAG GGTGCGTGGCCGAACCAGGCCGCTCGACTCAATCCACACGGTAACTCCCTTCAGCAACCACGAGTGCCAATCATCCCCGATTCCTCAGTCGTGCAACGCCAACC ATATAAAGCTGTTTACAACTACAAACCACAAAATTCAGATGAGTTGGAGCTCAGAGAAGGAGACATCGTAAGAGTGATGGAGAAATGCGATGATGGCTGGTTTGTAG ATCTCTGA
- the sorbs3 gene encoding vinexin isoform X4, with translation MQSQRCVEVVGDPNGSSGESRDTPGQQILTSPELAHEVVISPGLPTPPLSPFRSAALPFGECKVSDVNGSGPTTLSFGSYYGPSQLHGGLSNGVQGSATVPHGWTREEKLIKFSGIGPVDETGMPIASRSSVNKPKDWYKSMFRQIHKRPEEPDLMDSEPWSAERLQLSTNTEESNEADANFFRMTPHGALPDWSEGVDKLSDPGKQHPEPRSVFDFEPGQSSTSRLHSQVHVSQKKQPETLKSPSIEASLVSELSRFEAELDSDIQGLERRLSQKKQHRGRGEEARGGDPETGSKTGTTYHSNSSATRQPVRHSVGTSLTSAPTYVERLSPSNDAMELPPKKEEKKMKAARAKFNFQAQSPKELTLQKGDIVYIHRQVDGNWFEGEHHGRAGIFPTSYVEILPPTEKPTPIKSPTLQVLDYGEAVALFNFNADLPVELSFRKGETIDVTRRVDDKWLEGRISGTLRSGIFPASYVQGAWPNQAARLNPHGNSLQQPRVPIIPDSSVVQRQPYKAVYNYKPQNSDELELREGDIVRVMEKCDDGWFVGTSERTRAFGTFPGNYVAPL, from the exons ATGCAGTCGCAG CGATGTGTGGAAGTAGTCGGAGATCCAAATGGCTCCTCCGGGGAGTCCAGAGATACACCGGGTCAACAAATCCTGACTTCCCCAGAGCTGGCCCATGAGGTGGTCATCTCCCCCGGACTCCCTACGCCTCCCCTGAGCCCTTTTCGTTCGGCGGCATTGCCATTTGGAGAGTGCAAG GTGTCGGACGTGAATGGAAGTGGACCAACCACTCTCAGCTTTGGATCTTACTATGGGCCTTCACAGTTGCATG GTGGACTGTCCAACGGTGTCCAGGGTTCTGCCACTGTCCCACACGGCTGGACCAGGGAGGAGAAGCTTATCAAGTTCTCAGGAATCGGTCCAGTGGATGAAACGGGGATGCCCATCGCCTCCAGATCA AGTGTGAACAAGCCCAAAGACTGGTACAAGAGCATGTTCAGACAGATTCACAAGAGGCCAGAGG AACCCGATCTGATGGACTCGGAGCCGTGGTCAGCCGAAC GCCTCCAGTTATCCACCAACACAGAAGAAAGCAACGAAGCAGACGCCAATTTCTTCAGAATGACGCCTCATGGAGCCCTGCCAGACTG GAGCGAGGGTGTAGATAAGCTGTCGGACCCGGGGAAGCAGCATCCTGAGCCGAGGAGCGTATTTGACTTTGAGCCGGGGCAGAGCAGCACCTCACGCCTCCACAGCCAG GTTCACGTCTCTCAGAAGAAACAACCCGAAACACTCAAGTCCCCATCAATCGAG GCCAGTCTGGTCTCTGAGCTGAGTCGGTTTGAGGCTGAGCTGGACTCGGACATCCAGGGCCTGGAGAGGAGACTGTCCCAGAAGAAGCAGCACCGAGGCCGGGGTGAG GAGGCCAGAGGCGGGGATCCGGAGACTGGTTCAAAGACTGGGACTACATACCACAG taaTTCCTCAGCAACAAGGCAGCCGGTCCGTCACTCTGTTGGCACATCACTGACCTCTGCTCCCACATATG TAGAACGTCTTTCCCCTTCTAATGACGCCATGGAGCTCCCACctaagaaagaagagaaaaag ATGAAAGCAGCGCGAGCCAAGTTCAATTTCCAGGCTCAGTCCCCCAA GGAGCTAACGCTGCAGAAAGGCGACATCGTTTACATCCACAGGCAGGTAGATGGCAACTGGTTCGAAGGAGAGCATCACGGGCGAGCTGGCATTTTCCCCACATCTTATGTAGAG ATTCTGCCTCCCACAGAGAAGCCGACACCCATCAAGTCCCCCACACTGCAGGTGTTGGACTACGGCGAAGCGGTGGCTCTGTTTAACTTCAACGCGGACCTACCTGTTGAACTGTCTTTTCGAAAA GGCGAGACGATCGACGTAACCAGGCGCGTTGACGATAAGTGGTTAGAGGGGAGGATCTCAGGGACCCTTCGGAGCGGCATCTTTCCGGCCAGTTATGTCCAG GGTGCGTGGCCGAACCAGGCCGCTCGACTCAATCCACACGGTAACTCCCTTCAGCAACCACGAGTGCCAATCATCCCCGATTCCTCAGTCGTGCAACGCCAACC ATATAAAGCTGTTTACAACTACAAACCACAAAATTCAGATGAGTTGGAGCTCAGAGAAGGAGACATCGTAAGAGTGATGGAGAAATGCGATGATGGCTGGTTTGTAG GTACGTCAGAACGGACTCGTGCTTTTGGGACTTTTCCTGGGAATTACGTGGCACCTCTTTGA
- the sorbs3 gene encoding vinexin isoform X1 → MQSQRCVEVVGDPNGSSGESRDTPGQQILTSPELAHEVVISPGLPTPPLSPFRSAALPFGECKVSDVNGSGPTTLSFGSYYGPSQLHGGLSNGVQGSATVPHGWTREEKLIKFSGIGPVDETGMPIASRSSVNKPKDWYKSMFRQIHKRPEEPDLMDSEPWSAERLQLSTNTEESNEADANFFRMTPHGALPDWSEGVDKLSDPGKQHPEPRSVFDFEPGQSSTSRLHSQVHVSQKKQPETLKSPSIEASLVSELSRFEAELDSDIQGLERRLSQKKQHRGRGEEARGGDPETGSKTGTTYHSNSSATRQPVRHSVGTSLTSAPTYVERLSPSNDAMELPPKKEEKKMKAARAKFNFQAQSPKELTLQKGDIVYIHRQVDGNWFEGEHHGRAGIFPTSYVEILPPTEKPTPIKSPTLQVLDYGEAVALFNFNADLPVELSFRKGETIDVTRRVDDKWLEGRISGTLRSGIFPASYVQVNKMPRTKFSADDFPPGPMSPGSPGPQSPGRPLNSPCPRSPLSPLTPTALSPQPEHYPLKPSSPLPYGSAASQSRSPTLSPVSKESAYRWPSKNAALSHRIGTNAANHGSAAPAASPSAHRAGASTANASPRYTDPSQGAWPNQAARLNPHGNSLQQPRVPIIPDSSVVQRQPYKAVYNYKPQNSDELELREGDIVRVMEKCDDGWFVGTSERTRAFGTFPGNYVAPL, encoded by the exons ATGCAGTCGCAG CGATGTGTGGAAGTAGTCGGAGATCCAAATGGCTCCTCCGGGGAGTCCAGAGATACACCGGGTCAACAAATCCTGACTTCCCCAGAGCTGGCCCATGAGGTGGTCATCTCCCCCGGACTCCCTACGCCTCCCCTGAGCCCTTTTCGTTCGGCGGCATTGCCATTTGGAGAGTGCAAG GTGTCGGACGTGAATGGAAGTGGACCAACCACTCTCAGCTTTGGATCTTACTATGGGCCTTCACAGTTGCATG GTGGACTGTCCAACGGTGTCCAGGGTTCTGCCACTGTCCCACACGGCTGGACCAGGGAGGAGAAGCTTATCAAGTTCTCAGGAATCGGTCCAGTGGATGAAACGGGGATGCCCATCGCCTCCAGATCA AGTGTGAACAAGCCCAAAGACTGGTACAAGAGCATGTTCAGACAGATTCACAAGAGGCCAGAGG AACCCGATCTGATGGACTCGGAGCCGTGGTCAGCCGAAC GCCTCCAGTTATCCACCAACACAGAAGAAAGCAACGAAGCAGACGCCAATTTCTTCAGAATGACGCCTCATGGAGCCCTGCCAGACTG GAGCGAGGGTGTAGATAAGCTGTCGGACCCGGGGAAGCAGCATCCTGAGCCGAGGAGCGTATTTGACTTTGAGCCGGGGCAGAGCAGCACCTCACGCCTCCACAGCCAG GTTCACGTCTCTCAGAAGAAACAACCCGAAACACTCAAGTCCCCATCAATCGAG GCCAGTCTGGTCTCTGAGCTGAGTCGGTTTGAGGCTGAGCTGGACTCGGACATCCAGGGCCTGGAGAGGAGACTGTCCCAGAAGAAGCAGCACCGAGGCCGGGGTGAG GAGGCCAGAGGCGGGGATCCGGAGACTGGTTCAAAGACTGGGACTACATACCACAG taaTTCCTCAGCAACAAGGCAGCCGGTCCGTCACTCTGTTGGCACATCACTGACCTCTGCTCCCACATATG TAGAACGTCTTTCCCCTTCTAATGACGCCATGGAGCTCCCACctaagaaagaagagaaaaag ATGAAAGCAGCGCGAGCCAAGTTCAATTTCCAGGCTCAGTCCCCCAA GGAGCTAACGCTGCAGAAAGGCGACATCGTTTACATCCACAGGCAGGTAGATGGCAACTGGTTCGAAGGAGAGCATCACGGGCGAGCTGGCATTTTCCCCACATCTTATGTAGAG ATTCTGCCTCCCACAGAGAAGCCGACACCCATCAAGTCCCCCACACTGCAGGTGTTGGACTACGGCGAAGCGGTGGCTCTGTTTAACTTCAACGCGGACCTACCTGTTGAACTGTCTTTTCGAAAA GGCGAGACGATCGACGTAACCAGGCGCGTTGACGATAAGTGGTTAGAGGGGAGGATCTCAGGGACCCTTCGGAGCGGCATCTTTCCGGCCAGTTATGTCCAGGTCAACAAGATGCCGCGCACAAAATTCTCTGCGGATGACTTCCCACCGGGGCCCATGTCCCCTGGCTCCCCTGGACCCCAGAGTCCGGGGCGTCCCCTCAACTCACCCTGCCCGCGGTCACCGTTGTCCCCCCTTACCCCCACTGCCCTCAGCCCCCAACCCGAGCACTACCCACTGAAGCCATCTTCACCGCTCCCTTACGGCAGTGCAGCTTCACAGTCGCGCTCCCCCACCCTGTCACCTGTGTCCAAAGAATCGGCCTACCGGTGGCCCTCCAAAAATGCCGCCCTCAGCCACCGGATCGGAACGAACGCCGCCAACCACGGCTCCGCGGCTCCAGCGGCGTCCCCTTCCGCTCACAGAGCTGGAGCTTCCACGGCAAACGCGTCCCCCAGATACACTGACCCCTCACAG GGTGCGTGGCCGAACCAGGCCGCTCGACTCAATCCACACGGTAACTCCCTTCAGCAACCACGAGTGCCAATCATCCCCGATTCCTCAGTCGTGCAACGCCAACC ATATAAAGCTGTTTACAACTACAAACCACAAAATTCAGATGAGTTGGAGCTCAGAGAAGGAGACATCGTAAGAGTGATGGAGAAATGCGATGATGGCTGGTTTGTAG GTACGTCAGAACGGACTCGTGCTTTTGGGACTTTTCCTGGGAATTACGTGGCACCTCTTTGA
- the sorbs3 gene encoding vinexin isoform X3, producing MQSQRCVEVVGDPNGSSGESRDTPGQQILTSPELAHEVVISPGLPTPPLSPFRSAALPFGECKVSDVNGSGPTTLSFGSYYGPSQLHGGLSNGVQGSATVPHGWTREEKLIKFSGIGPVDETGMPIASRSSVNKPKDWYKSMFRQIHKRPEEPDLMDSEPWSAERLQLSTNTEESNEADANFFRMTPHGALPDWSEGVDKLSDPGKQHPEPRSVFDFEPGQSSTSRLHSQVHVSQKKQPETLKSPSIEEARGGDPETGSKTGTTYHSNSSATRQPVRHSVGTSLTSAPTYVERLSPSNDAMELPPKKEEKKMKAARAKFNFQAQSPKELTLQKGDIVYIHRQVDGNWFEGEHHGRAGIFPTSYVEILPPTEKPTPIKSPTLQVLDYGEAVALFNFNADLPVELSFRKGETIDVTRRVDDKWLEGRISGTLRSGIFPASYVQVNKMPRTKFSADDFPPGPMSPGSPGPQSPGRPLNSPCPRSPLSPLTPTALSPQPEHYPLKPSSPLPYGSAASQSRSPTLSPVSKESAYRWPSKNAALSHRIGTNAANHGSAAPAASPSAHRAGASTANASPRYTDPSQGAWPNQAARLNPHGNSLQQPRVPIIPDSSVVQRQPYKAVYNYKPQNSDELELREGDIVRVMEKCDDGWFVGTSERTRAFGTFPGNYVAPL from the exons ATGCAGTCGCAG CGATGTGTGGAAGTAGTCGGAGATCCAAATGGCTCCTCCGGGGAGTCCAGAGATACACCGGGTCAACAAATCCTGACTTCCCCAGAGCTGGCCCATGAGGTGGTCATCTCCCCCGGACTCCCTACGCCTCCCCTGAGCCCTTTTCGTTCGGCGGCATTGCCATTTGGAGAGTGCAAG GTGTCGGACGTGAATGGAAGTGGACCAACCACTCTCAGCTTTGGATCTTACTATGGGCCTTCACAGTTGCATG GTGGACTGTCCAACGGTGTCCAGGGTTCTGCCACTGTCCCACACGGCTGGACCAGGGAGGAGAAGCTTATCAAGTTCTCAGGAATCGGTCCAGTGGATGAAACGGGGATGCCCATCGCCTCCAGATCA AGTGTGAACAAGCCCAAAGACTGGTACAAGAGCATGTTCAGACAGATTCACAAGAGGCCAGAGG AACCCGATCTGATGGACTCGGAGCCGTGGTCAGCCGAAC GCCTCCAGTTATCCACCAACACAGAAGAAAGCAACGAAGCAGACGCCAATTTCTTCAGAATGACGCCTCATGGAGCCCTGCCAGACTG GAGCGAGGGTGTAGATAAGCTGTCGGACCCGGGGAAGCAGCATCCTGAGCCGAGGAGCGTATTTGACTTTGAGCCGGGGCAGAGCAGCACCTCACGCCTCCACAGCCAG GTTCACGTCTCTCAGAAGAAACAACCCGAAACACTCAAGTCCCCATCAATCGAG GAGGCCAGAGGCGGGGATCCGGAGACTGGTTCAAAGACTGGGACTACATACCACAG taaTTCCTCAGCAACAAGGCAGCCGGTCCGTCACTCTGTTGGCACATCACTGACCTCTGCTCCCACATATG TAGAACGTCTTTCCCCTTCTAATGACGCCATGGAGCTCCCACctaagaaagaagagaaaaag ATGAAAGCAGCGCGAGCCAAGTTCAATTTCCAGGCTCAGTCCCCCAA GGAGCTAACGCTGCAGAAAGGCGACATCGTTTACATCCACAGGCAGGTAGATGGCAACTGGTTCGAAGGAGAGCATCACGGGCGAGCTGGCATTTTCCCCACATCTTATGTAGAG ATTCTGCCTCCCACAGAGAAGCCGACACCCATCAAGTCCCCCACACTGCAGGTGTTGGACTACGGCGAAGCGGTGGCTCTGTTTAACTTCAACGCGGACCTACCTGTTGAACTGTCTTTTCGAAAA GGCGAGACGATCGACGTAACCAGGCGCGTTGACGATAAGTGGTTAGAGGGGAGGATCTCAGGGACCCTTCGGAGCGGCATCTTTCCGGCCAGTTATGTCCAGGTCAACAAGATGCCGCGCACAAAATTCTCTGCGGATGACTTCCCACCGGGGCCCATGTCCCCTGGCTCCCCTGGACCCCAGAGTCCGGGGCGTCCCCTCAACTCACCCTGCCCGCGGTCACCGTTGTCCCCCCTTACCCCCACTGCCCTCAGCCCCCAACCCGAGCACTACCCACTGAAGCCATCTTCACCGCTCCCTTACGGCAGTGCAGCTTCACAGTCGCGCTCCCCCACCCTGTCACCTGTGTCCAAAGAATCGGCCTACCGGTGGCCCTCCAAAAATGCCGCCCTCAGCCACCGGATCGGAACGAACGCCGCCAACCACGGCTCCGCGGCTCCAGCGGCGTCCCCTTCCGCTCACAGAGCTGGAGCTTCCACGGCAAACGCGTCCCCCAGATACACTGACCCCTCACAG GGTGCGTGGCCGAACCAGGCCGCTCGACTCAATCCACACGGTAACTCCCTTCAGCAACCACGAGTGCCAATCATCCCCGATTCCTCAGTCGTGCAACGCCAACC ATATAAAGCTGTTTACAACTACAAACCACAAAATTCAGATGAGTTGGAGCTCAGAGAAGGAGACATCGTAAGAGTGATGGAGAAATGCGATGATGGCTGGTTTGTAG GTACGTCAGAACGGACTCGTGCTTTTGGGACTTTTCCTGGGAATTACGTGGCACCTCTTTGA